In one Accipiter gentilis chromosome 4, bAccGen1.1, whole genome shotgun sequence genomic region, the following are encoded:
- the KIF9 gene encoding kinesin-like protein KIF9 isoform X1 codes for MDAVEKRVHTFVRVKPTANFAQDMIKFGPDNKTIDIYIRKDAKKGVVNNRQTDWSFRLDGVLHNASQELAYETVAKKLVSEALIGYNGTIMCYGQTGAGKTYTMTGATAEYKHRGIIPRAIQQVFKATAHSVDPFITVRISYLEIYNETLFDLLSTMTSNGTSDMQMAVVDCPQGVYVKGLSIHSVSHEEDALNLLFEARKNKYYTSSDFYIYWLS; via the exons ATGGATGCAGTAGAAAAGAGAGTCCATACATTTGTGCGAGTCAAGCCAACAGCTAATTTTGCTCAAGATATGATCAAGTTTGGGCCAGACAACAAG ACCATAGATATATACATCAGAAAAGATGCCAAGAAAGGAGTTGTGAATAACAGGCAGACTGACTGGTCCTTTAGACTGGATGGCGTCCTTCACAATGCCTCCCAGGAACTGGCTTATGAGACTGTGGCTAAGAAATTGGTGTCTGAAGCTTTAATTGGCTATAATG GCACGATAATGTGCTATGGGCAAACGGGGGCTGGTAAAACTTACACGATGACGGGAGCAACTGCCGAGTACAAGCATCGAGGAATCATACCCCGAGCTATACAGCAG GTCTTCAAAGCAACTGCACATTCTGTTGATCCGTTCATCACTGTCCGAATATCCTACCTGGAAATCTACAATGAGACCTTGTTTGACCTTCTGTCCACCATGACCAGCAATGGGACCAGTGACATGCAGATGGCTGTAGTGGATTGCCCGCAGGGTGTTTATGTGAAGGGCTTATCTATACATTCAGTTAGCCATGAGGAAGATGCTCTAAATCTCCTTTTTGaggcaagaaaaaacaaatactacACTTCatctgatttttatatttattggCTTAGCTGA